The genomic window TGGCCCTGGTCAGCGTCGTCGCCGTCGCCGCCGCCGCGGCCGGGGGCCTGGCGTATCGCGAGGAGATCCGCGGGCGTGCGGAGGCCGCCCGGCACCGCGCCCAGCGGCTCCGGGGCCGGGCGGAGTCCCACCTGGCCCTCGGCCGCGCGGCGAGGGACCGCGGGGACTGGCCGGCCGCGAGGGCCCAGCTCTCCAGCGCGCTGGCCCTCGTCCAGTCCGAGCCGTCGCTGGCCGAGCTGCTGCCCCCGGCCCAGCGCCTCTTCGACGAGGCCGGCGAGAGGATCGCCGAGGCCGGCGACCGCGAGGCCGCGCAGGCCCGGGGCCGGGCGTTGCGCCGCCTGCACGACGAGGCCGTCTTCTACCAGTCCCAGTACACGGGGCTGGACCCCGACGCGAACCTCGAGTCGGTGCGGAGGGCCGCCCGCCAGGCCCTGGCGCAGCTCTGGCCCCAGGGGCCGCCGTACCTCCCCTCGGCCCTGGACTCCTGGCGCGTCGGCGACGACGAGCGGGCGCGGCTCCTCGCGGAGGCCTACGAGGTCCTCCTGCTCCTCGCCGAGGCACTCGGGCAGCCGGCGAGCGGGGAGGGCCCGGCGGAGCAGGCGAGGCTCGGCCTCGCGGCGCTCGACCAGGCGGCGAGGCTGCGGACGCCCACCCGCGCCTATCACGCCCTCCGGGCCGCCTCGCTGGAGCGGCTGGGCCTGCGCGACGCCGCCCGCGTCGAGCATCGGCTCGCCCGCGACTCCGGGGCGCCGGCCAGCGCGCAGGACGAGTTCCTCCTGGGCGAGCAGTCCTACCGGCGGGGGGACTTCCTCCCGGCCGTCGACCACTTCAAGAAGGTCCTCTCCATGGACCCGGGGCACTTCTGGGCCGGCTACCTCATGGCCCTCTGCTTCCTGAAGACCCACCGCCCCGCCGAGGCCCAGGCCGCCCTGATCGCCTGCCAGGCCCGGCGGCCGGACTTCGTCTGGATCTACCTGCTCAAGGGCTTCGCCGAGGGGGAGATGCGGGAGTTCGAGCTCGCCGAGGCGGACTTCCGCCGCGCCCAGGAGATCCGCGGCGGCGACGACGCGCGCTATGTCCTCCTCGTGAACCGGGGGGTCATGCGGCTGCGCAAGAAGGAGGCCGCGGCCGCCATCGAGGACCTCCAGGCCGCCATCGCGCTGAAGCCCGGCGGCTACCAGGCGTACCTCGACCTGGCCCAGGCCCAGGCCAGGATCGGGCGGGCCGACCAGGCCCTCGCGACGCTCGACCGCGCCATCCGGGCCACGCCCGACGGCGCGGTGCTCTACCGGGTCCGGGGCCAGATCGAGGGGCAGCTCGGGCGCGACGACGACGCCATGGCCGACTTCGACCGAGCGATCCGCCACACCCCGCCGGATGACCCCCAGCTCGCCGAGCCCCTCCTGGAGCGCGGCCGCGTCGCCCATCGGCGAAGGCGGCCGGAGGCGGCGCTCGCCGACTTCGACCGCGCGCTGGCGATCCGGCCCGACCTGGCGACGGCGCAGCGACTCCGCGGCGCCGTGCTGATGGAGCTGAGGCGATACGACGAGGCGGTCCGCAGCTTCGACGCCTGCCTGGCCAGGGGCGGGCCCACGGCGAGCCTCTACGAGGCGCGAGGGCTGGCGCAGACCTGGCGAGGGCGATACGACGAAGCGCTCGCCGACTTCTCGCTGGCCGCCCGGGCCGGCGGCAGGACGGCCTCGCTCTGCGTGAACCGCGGCTGGGCGCACCTGTTCTCGGGCGAGCCCAGGCTGGCGGAGGCGGACTTCGACGAGGCGATCCGGCTCGACGCGGGGCACGCCGACGCCCGCTGCGGACGGGGGCTGGCCCGGGCCCAGCTCCGCCGCGGCGGCGAGGCGATCGCCGACGCCCGGGCGGTGCTCGACTCGGGCCCCGCCGACCCGCGGCTCATCTACAACGCCGTGCGGATCTATTGCCTGGTCGCCGCCGACATCCAGTCCACGCCCGCCCGCATCAGCGACCGCGAGTTCCGGATGATGAAGCGATGCCGGGACGAGGCGCTGGCGTGGATGCTCAAGGCGATGGGCCTGATCCCGGCCGGCGAGCGGGGGAGGTTCTGGCGCGACGTGGTGTCGCGCGACCCCACGCTCGACGCCATCCGCTCCCGTCCCGCCTTCCGGGAGCTCCAGGGGCGCTACGCCCCTCGCGACGGCGAAGCGCCCCCGGCCGGGGGCGGAGGGCCCCCTCCGTGATGCCCGCAACCCCGCCCCCGCCTCAGTCTCAGCCTCCGCCTCCGCCGGGCCGGCCCGATCGGGCCCGGCCTCGCCCCGCACCCGGACCCGGCCCGGCCCCGCGCCGGCCGCGCCGGAGCCGTCGTCGGCGGCCCTCGCTCGATTACCTGGAGCCGCGCGTGGCCCTCTCGTGGGGGCCCTGGGCCCCCGGGGCCCCGGACCCGCTGCCGACGGACCCGACGGTCCAGGTGGCCGGCTCCCTGGACCGGGCCCGCGACGCCCAGGCCTACCTGTTCACGGTGAGCCAGGACGGGCTCCTCACGGCCGACGTCCATGCGGAGGGGATGGACACGCAGCTCTCCCTGCTCGACCGGGACCGGAACCCGATCATCCAGAGCCAGGCCGCGTCGCCTTCGAACCGGGACGACCGGATCAGCCAGCACCTGCCGGCCGGGACCTACTACCTGGACGTCCGCACCACGGACGGCGGCGCGGGGAACTACACGCTGTCCACGCGCTTCATCGCGACGACGTCCTCCCTCACCTCGCTGCCGGCCGGCTCGGGCCCGGTCGCGATCGAATCCCGCGACCTCGACGGCGACGGGTATCCCGACCTGGCCGTGGCCGACAACTACGGCAATGCGGTCCTGGTCTACCTCAACGCGGGGGACGGGAGCTTCCGCCCCGCCGCGAGCCTCCCGGTCGGGTTCGGCCCGGGGGCCATCGCATCGGCCGACCTGAACCGCGACGGGATCCCCGACCTGGTGACCGCCAACCAGTTCTCGGACGACCTGTCGGTGCTGCTGGGCCGGGGGGACGGCACGTTCCAGGACGCGAGGGAGGTCCCCGCGGGCTCCTTCCCCACGGCGATCGCCGCGGCGGACTTCAACGGCGATGGCATCCCGGACCTCGCGGTCGCCAACATGGCCGACGACGACGCGTCGATCTTCCTGGGGACGGGGGACGGGGGCTTCCGGCCCGGCCCGACGCTGGCGACGGGCCGGGCCCCGGACGCGCTCGCGGCCGTCGACTTCGACCGCGACGGCCGCATGGACCTGGTCGTCGCGAACCACGACGGCGGGTACCTCTCGATCTTCCTCGGCCGCGGCGACGGGACGTTCGCGCCGGGGCGGTCCTGGGCCGCCCCGGGGGCGATCAGCTCGCTGGCGGCGGGGGACTTCAACCGCGACGGCATCCCCGACCTCGCCGCGGCCTGCGACGGCTCGGACGGGGTGGCGGTGCTCCTGGGCCGGGGGGACGGCACGTTCCGGGCATCGGACCGGCAGTCGACCGGGAGCATCCCCTATGATGTCGTCCCGGCCGACCTGGACCGCGACGGGATCCTCGACCTCTGCACCGCGAATTGCGGCGACGGCACGGTCAGCGTCTTCCGGGGCCGCGGCGACGGCACCTTCGTCGCGATGGGGAACCTCCGCGTCGGCAACGGCGCCCAGGGCCTGGCGGCGGCGGACCTCTCCGGCGACGGGCGCGTCGACCTCGCGACCGCCGACCTGATTTCCCGGACGGCCACGGTCCTCGCGGGGAATGGGGACGGGACGTTCCAGGCGGGGGGCCACCCGCCGCGGCCGGTCAATCCCAGCGCGGTGGTGCGGGCGGATTTCAACGGCGACGGCGTCCCGGACCTGGCCCTCGCCGACGGGTCCCGCGACGCCGTCGAGGTGATGCTCGGCCGCGGGGACGGCTCGTTCCGCGCCCCGATCTCCGTGGACTGCGGGCGGGGGCCCTTCGACCTGGCCGCGGGAGACCTCGACGGCGACGGCATCCCCGACCTCGCGGTCGCGACCTACCTCTCGAACCAGGTCGCGATCCTCCGCGGCCGGGGCGACGGCACGTTCTCCCCGATCGGCCGGATGGCCGCGGGCGACTGGCCGTGCTACCTGGCCATCGCGGACCTCGACGGGGACGGACGGCCCGACGTGATCGCGGCCAACTGGGCGTCGAACGACCTCTCGGTCTTCCTGGGCCGCGGCGACGGCACCTTCCGGGACCAGGTCGTCTACGCGACCGGCGCGACGCCCGACGGCGTGCTGGTTGCCGACGTCAACGGCGACGGCCGCCCCGACGTCGTGACGCCGAACACAGGCTCCGACGACGTCTCGGTCCTCCTCGGCCGGGGCGACGGGTCGCTCGCGGGCCAGGTCCGCTGGGCCGCGGGGCCGGGCCCCTGGTCCGTCGCCGCCGGGGATTTCAACGAGGACGGGCGCGTCGACCTCGCCGTCTCCGATTACACGTCCGCGGCGCCGTCGCGCGTCTCGGTCCTCCTCGGCCGGGGCGACGGGGGCTTCCTGCCCCCGTCCGCCGTCCCCGCCGGGTCGTCGCCCTACCCGATCGCGGTCGGCGACTTCAACCGCGACGGCCACCAGGACCTCCTGGTGGGCAACGACGGGTCCAACGACCTCTCGCTGCTGCTCGGGCGGGGCGACGGCACCTTCCGGCCCGGGGCCAGGCTCGCCGCCGGCGACGGCCCGGACGCGATGGCCACGGGCGACTTCAACGGCGACGGCCTGCTCGACGCGGTCGTCGCGAATTACCGCTCGGGAGACGTCGCGTTCCTGGCGGGCAACGGGGACGGCACCTTCCGGAGCCCCACGGTGCAGGGGGTCGGACCCGAGAGGATGCTCATGGCCTCCGCCGACTTCAACGGCGACGGCCTCCTCGACGTGGCCGTCCTCGACTCCGGCGCCGGGACCGTGACCATCCGCCTGAACCAGGGCGAGGGGGTCTTCCGGGACCTCCCGGCGACGCCGGCGGGCGACGAGCCGTCCGCCATCCTGGTCGCGGACCTCAACCGGGACGGGCGGCCCGACCTGGTCGTGGCCGACGCGGGCTCCGGCAATCTGTCGATCCTCCTGGGCCTGGGCGACGGCACGTTCGCCTCGGAGCGCCGCGTGGCCGTGGGCCCCCGCCCCACTTCGCTCGTCACCGGCGACTTCGACGGCGCCGGGAGGGTCGAGATCGCCGTCGCCCACGCCGGCACCGACCGCATCACGCTGCTGGGGAGCAACGGCGACGGCACGTTCTTCCCCTGGCGCGAGCTCGTCGTCGGCGCCGAGCCGGTCGCCCTGGTCGCCGCCGACCTCAACGGGGACGGGGTCCTCGACCTGGCGACCGCGAACCGGTCCTCGGCCGACCTGTCGGTCCTGCTCGGCGACGGCCGGGGCGGGTTCGTCCAGACCCGGATCGGGCTCCCCGGCGCCGGCCCCACCGGCCTGGTCGCGTTCGGCCAGGGGCCGGGCCGACCCCCGCTGCTCGTGGTCCAGGACGATCCGGGGCGGCGGGCCTGGACGGTGCAGCTCGCGTTCCAGGGGGGCGGCGTGGTCGGCGACCCCCACTGGTACCCAACGCCGGGCGA from Aquisphaera giovannonii includes these protein-coding regions:
- a CDS encoding protein kinase domain-containing protein — protein: MAEKTPRRRWSIHPRVGSPGGYASAPDDDLSQAFEVDPPAPAAQLTPPVVTSPDECLLEASLHADFRVSSGSGADSSPGGRPAAPSRRMPGLPGYELLSELGRGGMGVVYKAREVRLNRLVAVKMILAGHYSGADSVARLLAEAETVARLDHPNVVQIYAIGDHEGRPFVALEYVGGGSLGSILGGTPWPAGRSAELTETLARAIQAAHDRAIVHRDLKPANILMTPEGIPKISDFGLAKTLDGPSDLTAAESIVGSPSYMAPEQADGRAREAGPAADVYSLGAILYELLTGRPPFRGASVLETLEMVKGSDPVPPSRLVPGLPRDVETICLKCLQKEPSRRYATAGELADDLGRYRRDEPIRARPAGAWERAWKWTRRKPAMAALALVSVVAVAAAAAGGLAYREEIRGRAEAARHRAQRLRGRAESHLALGRAARDRGDWPAARAQLSSALALVQSEPSLAELLPPAQRLFDEAGERIAEAGDREAAQARGRALRRLHDEAVFYQSQYTGLDPDANLESVRRAARQALAQLWPQGPPYLPSALDSWRVGDDERARLLAEAYEVLLLLAEALGQPASGEGPAEQARLGLAALDQAARLRTPTRAYHALRAASLERLGLRDAARVEHRLARDSGAPASAQDEFLLGEQSYRRGDFLPAVDHFKKVLSMDPGHFWAGYLMALCFLKTHRPAEAQAALIACQARRPDFVWIYLLKGFAEGEMREFELAEADFRRAQEIRGGDDARYVLLVNRGVMRLRKKEAAAAIEDLQAAIALKPGGYQAYLDLAQAQARIGRADQALATLDRAIRATPDGAVLYRVRGQIEGQLGRDDDAMADFDRAIRHTPPDDPQLAEPLLERGRVAHRRRRPEAALADFDRALAIRPDLATAQRLRGAVLMELRRYDEAVRSFDACLARGGPTASLYEARGLAQTWRGRYDEALADFSLAARAGGRTASLCVNRGWAHLFSGEPRLAEADFDEAIRLDAGHADARCGRGLARAQLRRGGEAIADARAVLDSGPADPRLIYNAVRIYCLVAADIQSTPARISDREFRMMKRCRDEALAWMLKAMGLIPAGERGRFWRDVVSRDPTLDAIRSRPAFRELQGRYAPRDGEAPPAGGGGPPP